In one Bacillus thuringiensis genomic region, the following are encoded:
- a CDS encoding DEAD/DEAH box helicase: MKAKKQRRPTWGVQAKLELFVHDRGDIVTPRGFLSKLEEVLKNLGYDPSKVITSQISYGRDVSFGEWDDGFVLKEDQTPMVEALMQENGIGVAPAGSGKTVMGMRYIYEKGKAALWLTHTKDLMYQSAKRAKATMSDIGRIGFFGDGVHDWGDGKLIVATVQTLQRNPQIIDALNDFIGTVVVDEAHHFPAIQFIETAGKLTAENMIGLTATPSRKDGLEIYMYNGVGPKVYEISRNRMYEAGRLIKPAVKFVYTEFNYETASNRNEIDSVDAGGEDLDYTDLIRHLISDKKRAKLVAESIVEHYPLGPAIVITESVRYCFVLQQLVQKLLRERYGDTYYGKQINTAVVHGGISRYTWRKAKNEKHAQQLIDNGHAVDKKQGKYGWQVKVAQYSEKEIREWQVTKQQRKDILEACDRKEIDILFATQLAREGLDMQHLAVGHMVMPKRGDSRESNSGSSVEQEIGRIMRPDRSNPDKKAYWFDYVDYNVGVFKDQYHSRRKVYSRIGLTVPRKPKTERDTVADFLNDMPW, translated from the coding sequence TTGAAAGCAAAAAAACAACGTAGACCTACATGGGGGGTACAAGCAAAACTTGAATTGTTTGTACATGACAGAGGCGATATTGTTACGCCTCGAGGTTTCTTGTCAAAGCTAGAAGAGGTACTGAAAAACTTAGGTTACGACCCTAGTAAAGTTATTACCTCACAGATTTCATATGGCCGAGATGTTAGTTTCGGGGAATGGGATGACGGGTTTGTATTAAAAGAGGACCAGACACCGATGGTTGAAGCACTTATGCAAGAAAACGGAATAGGTGTAGCACCGGCTGGTTCAGGTAAAACCGTAATGGGCATGCGCTACATTTACGAAAAGGGTAAAGCAGCATTATGGCTTACGCATACAAAAGACTTAATGTATCAATCCGCAAAGCGAGCTAAGGCTACAATGTCTGATATCGGTCGTATCGGATTTTTCGGTGACGGCGTACATGACTGGGGAGACGGTAAACTAATCGTTGCTACAGTACAAACCTTGCAGCGAAATCCACAAATAATCGATGCACTAAACGATTTTATCGGGACGGTAGTAGTGGATGAAGCCCATCATTTTCCGGCAATACAATTCATTGAAACGGCTGGGAAGTTAACAGCTGAAAATATGATTGGACTAACTGCAACACCTTCTCGAAAAGATGGATTGGAAATCTATATGTACAACGGTGTAGGTCCGAAAGTGTACGAGATTAGCAGAAACAGAATGTATGAAGCTGGGAGACTGATAAAACCGGCAGTGAAATTCGTATATACCGAGTTCAATTACGAGACGGCAAGTAACCGTAACGAGATTGATAGTGTAGATGCTGGTGGAGAAGATCTCGATTATACAGACCTAATTCGTCACCTTATTTCAGATAAGAAGCGTGCGAAATTAGTTGCTGAAAGTATCGTAGAACATTATCCATTAGGACCTGCCATAGTTATTACGGAATCTGTCCGGTACTGTTTTGTCTTACAACAACTCGTACAAAAATTATTGAGAGAACGTTACGGAGATACGTATTACGGGAAACAGATTAATACCGCTGTAGTACACGGAGGTATTAGTCGTTATACCTGGAGAAAAGCAAAAAATGAAAAACATGCACAACAGCTTATTGATAACGGGCATGCAGTAGATAAAAAGCAAGGTAAGTACGGTTGGCAAGTAAAGGTTGCACAGTATTCAGAAAAAGAAATTCGTGAATGGCAAGTAACAAAACAGCAACGTAAAGACATTCTAGAAGCCTGTGACCGAAAAGAAATAGACATTTTATTTGCTACTCAGTTAGCGCGTGAAGGATTGGATATGCAGCATTTAGCAGTTGGCCACATGGTGATGCCGAAACGTGGGGACTCTCGTGAAAGTAACAGTGGTTCATCGGTAGAGCAAGAAATTGGACGTATCATGCGTCCTGATCGGAGCAATCCGGATAAAAAAGCATACTGGTTCGACTATGTTGACTACAATGTCGGAGTATTTAAGGACCAATATCACAGCCGTAGGAAAGTATACAGCAGAATCGGGTTAACGGTACCAAGAAAACCGAAAACAGAACGAGATACAGTGGCTGACTTCTTAAATGATATGCCTTGGTGA